In Bacillus toyonensis BCT-7112, a single window of DNA contains:
- a CDS encoding sodium-dependent transporter, translated as MKQTEQWTSKLGFIMAAAGSAIGLGAIWKFPYIAGKSGGGAFFLIFILFTVLIGLPLLIAEFMIGRSTQKQAVGAFKSIAPNTGWHWIGRLGVGTCFILLSFYSVVGGWVLIYLFRGVTGQLITPGQNYGALFTETIGNPAWAITGHFAFMFITIWVVSKGVQNGIEKASKYMLPALFVLFVALIIRSLTLDNAMQGVKFFLQPDFSKITSESILFAMGQSFFAISIGISIMVTYSSYLNKKESLPKSAITIVGLNLFVSLFAGLAIFPAVFSLGMEPTEGPGLLFIVLPSVFSQIPFGGLFLTVFLALFTFATLTSAFSLLETVVSALANGEQERRTKLSWIIGFCIFLVGIPSALSFGVWSDITIFGKNIFDAVDFLSSNILMPLGALFISIFVSFKMEKKVLEAEFFVGGNYGKKVFTCWAFLLRFVAPLAIIIVFLNVIGII; from the coding sequence ATGAAACAGACGGAGCAATGGACTTCGAAATTAGGATTTATAATGGCTGCAGCAGGATCAGCAATTGGATTAGGCGCAATATGGAAGTTTCCTTATATCGCTGGGAAGAGCGGGGGAGGAGCATTCTTTTTAATTTTTATATTATTTACTGTGTTAATTGGACTACCACTATTAATAGCTGAATTTATGATTGGACGCAGTACACAGAAACAAGCAGTTGGCGCATTTAAAAGTATTGCACCAAATACAGGGTGGCACTGGATTGGACGCCTTGGCGTTGGAACGTGTTTTATATTACTTTCGTTTTATAGTGTTGTAGGTGGATGGGTATTGATTTATTTATTTAGAGGAGTAACTGGACAACTTATTACTCCGGGACAAAATTACGGTGCATTATTTACTGAAACAATTGGAAATCCCGCTTGGGCTATTACTGGACATTTCGCTTTTATGTTCATTACGATATGGGTTGTATCAAAAGGTGTACAAAACGGAATTGAAAAAGCAAGTAAATATATGTTACCAGCATTGTTCGTTTTATTTGTCGCCCTTATTATTCGTTCATTAACATTGGATAATGCAATGCAAGGTGTGAAGTTTTTCTTACAACCAGATTTCTCAAAGATTACTTCAGAAAGTATTTTGTTCGCAATGGGCCAATCGTTCTTTGCGATTAGTATCGGAATATCAATTATGGTTACGTATAGTTCCTATTTAAATAAAAAAGAAAGTTTACCAAAATCAGCAATAACAATTGTTGGATTGAATTTATTCGTTTCTTTATTTGCAGGTCTTGCAATTTTTCCAGCAGTATTTTCATTAGGAATGGAGCCGACGGAAGGGCCTGGATTGCTATTTATCGTATTACCATCTGTATTTAGTCAAATTCCATTTGGCGGATTGTTCTTAACGGTATTTCTTGCGCTATTTACATTTGCCACATTAACATCGGCGTTTTCTCTACTAGAGACGGTTGTTTCAGCATTAGCAAATGGTGAACAAGAAAGAAGAACGAAACTATCATGGATCATTGGTTTCTGTATTTTCTTAGTAGGTATACCATCTGCGTTATCATTTGGAGTATGGAGTGATATTACGATTTTTGGTAAGAATATTTTTGATGCGGTAGACTTTTTATCTAGTAATATATTAATGCCACTAGGAGCGCTATTTATTAGTATTTTCGTATCATTCAAAATGGAAAAGAAGGTGCTAGAAGCAGAATTTTTTGTAGGTGGAAATTACGGAAAGAAAGTATTTACTTGTTGGGCATTTTTACTTCGGTTTGTAGCGCCACTTGCCATCATCATCGTCTTTTTAAATGTAATAGGAATTATTTAA
- a CDS encoding alpha/beta fold hydrolase, translating to MIIKANLIEAGKYMDIRGKKLYVEAHGNPKSEPVLYLHGGPGESCYDFSFHQAERLKDSLYVIMIDQRGVCRSEEILEDEAFGLNDLIEDCEELKKVLQIEKWSVIGHSFGGYVALLYALIYPSSIEKIIFEGSTFDFALTSRALLQKTGDLLKKYGKEEVAEESIAYSSSNASSEELLEAYIRLSDELEEKRMEIYNNKEDRTDESLYSDQEWEIFSKRSKIHFDRLKLEGACHTSLLSKIKDVQNPMLLLVGKHDVVTCEKQIEIFNKDARNGKYIAFEESGHSPHYEEADRFAETVMYFLK from the coding sequence ATGATTATAAAGGCGAATTTGATAGAAGCAGGGAAATACATGGACATTAGAGGGAAGAAGTTATATGTTGAAGCACATGGAAACCCTAAAAGTGAGCCTGTATTATACTTGCACGGCGGTCCAGGAGAGAGCTGTTATGATTTTTCATTTCATCAAGCGGAACGTTTAAAAGATTCTTTATATGTAATTATGATAGATCAAAGAGGTGTTTGTCGCTCAGAAGAAATTCTTGAGGACGAAGCTTTTGGATTAAATGATTTGATTGAAGATTGTGAAGAACTAAAAAAAGTATTGCAAATTGAGAAGTGGTCTGTAATTGGACATTCTTTCGGTGGATATGTAGCATTGTTATATGCATTGATATATCCAAGTTCAATAGAGAAAATAATATTTGAAGGATCAACTTTTGATTTTGCATTAACAAGTAGAGCTTTGTTACAAAAGACAGGGGATTTATTAAAAAAGTATGGAAAAGAAGAAGTAGCAGAAGAGTCCATCGCTTATTCATCTAGCAATGCTAGTTCCGAAGAGTTGCTTGAAGCTTATATAAGATTAAGCGATGAATTAGAAGAAAAAAGAATGGAGATTTACAATAATAAGGAAGATAGGACAGATGAGAGTTTATACAGTGATCAAGAGTGGGAAATATTTTCAAAACGCTCCAAGATTCATTTTGATAGATTAAAATTAGAAGGCGCATGTCATACATCATTATTATCCAAAATAAAAGATGTACAAAATCCAATGTTATTACTTGTAGGAAAACATGATGTAGTAACGTGTGAAAAACAAATTGAAATATTTAATAAAGATGCTCGAAACGGCAAGTATATTGCATTTGAAGAGAGCGGTCATTCACCTCATTATGAGGAAGCAGATAGATTCGCAGAAACAGTCATGTATTTTTTGAAATGA
- a CDS encoding nucleotidyltransferase family protein, with protein MKIQTEQDVIRLIENDKWMMNVLHIAKSLELPDWWICAGFVRSKLWDTLHNYEVRTATPDVDVIYFDPLHKDETYEQSVEKTLTNMDASIPWSVKNQARMHVVNNMPPYSSSIDAISKFPETATALGVTLDEKNNVILTAPCGIEDVLSLQVRPTAHFLESKGRIHMYKNRVIKKNWQSKWPNITITYPEI; from the coding sequence ATGAAGATACAAACAGAACAAGATGTAATTCGCTTAATAGAAAACGACAAATGGATGATGAACGTATTACACATAGCAAAATCACTAGAGCTACCTGATTGGTGGATTTGCGCCGGTTTTGTTCGTTCTAAACTTTGGGATACTTTGCATAACTACGAAGTAAGAACTGCTACACCGGACGTTGATGTCATCTATTTTGATCCATTACATAAAGACGAGACATATGAACAATCCGTAGAGAAAACACTAACAAATATGGATGCTTCTATACCTTGGTCGGTTAAAAATCAAGCTCGTATGCATGTGGTGAACAACATGCCACCATATTCTTCTTCTATTGATGCTATTTCTAAATTCCCTGAAACAGCAACGGCTTTAGGGGTTACATTAGACGAAAAAAACAATGTTATATTAACAGCTCCGTGCGGTATTGAAGATGTTCTTTCATTACAAGTGAGACCAACAGCTCATTTTCTCGAATCAAAAGGACGTATACATATGTACAAAAACAGAGTTATTAAAAAGAATTGGCAAAGTAAATGGCCTAACATAACAATCACATATCCAGAAATTTAA
- a CDS encoding lipid II flippase family protein, which produces MSITLIFIMAFTIVIHAVETSSYSIRLAGVRLKKIVVALSVVGMVLLISRTSNLLQAFLIGGIVDEAKRDASINLEHTIRLVLLSASIGTLLAIILYPTLTKLFGYVIQNFETDGSFIRMMKTNNIQKLKYTKKYVRFPRFEMIHRLRIGGIPKRIMLINMFATAIYTAGVLSALYASFLNPDYATNASTASGLVNGFATILLTVLLDPRIALLTERALQSENGAESMSKMYGWLMISRLLGTLLAQLLFVPGAYWILWIIELMH; this is translated from the coding sequence ATGTCAATTACGTTAATTTTTATAATGGCTTTCACAATTGTCATCCACGCAGTCGAAACTAGTTCTTATAGTATTCGATTAGCTGGTGTTCGTTTAAAAAAGATTGTCGTTGCCTTATCTGTCGTAGGAATGGTATTACTTATTTCAAGAACTTCAAATTTACTACAAGCCTTTTTAATTGGCGGGATTGTCGATGAAGCAAAACGAGATGCTTCTATTAATTTAGAGCATACTATACGACTTGTACTATTATCTGCTTCCATAGGTACCTTACTTGCGATTATTCTTTATCCAACTTTGACAAAACTATTTGGATATGTCATTCAAAACTTTGAAACAGATGGTTCTTTCATTCGAATGATGAAAACAAATAACATTCAAAAATTAAAGTACACAAAAAAATATGTGCGCTTTCCAAGATTTGAAATGATTCATAGATTGCGTATCGGTGGTATCCCAAAGCGTATTATGCTTATTAACATGTTTGCTACTGCAATTTATACAGCAGGTGTTCTTTCTGCCCTTTATGCTTCTTTTCTAAATCCAGATTACGCAACAAATGCAAGTACAGCTTCTGGCCTTGTGAATGGTTTTGCTACTATTTTATTAACAGTATTGCTCGATCCACGCATTGCTCTATTAACAGAGCGTGCTTTACAATCAGAAAATGGTGCTGAATCTATGAGTAAAATGTATGGTTGGTTAATGATATCTAGACTTCTCGGTACTTTACTCGCACAACTGTTGTTCGTACCAGGTGCTTACTGGATTTTATGGATTATTGAACTGATGCATTAA
- a CDS encoding GntP family permease, translating into MELVIILLALSLLMFVAYRGFSVILFAPIFALFAVFLTEPSFVLPFFSNIFMEKMVGFIKLYFPVFLLGAIFGKVVEMSGIADSIAKTIVELVGEKRTILAIVLMGAILTYSGVSVYVVVFAIFPFAAKLFRQANIPKRLIPGTIVLGAVTFTMDALPGSPQIQNVIPTTFFKTDIYAAPILGIVGAIFVLTLGLLYLESRRKKAKAAGEGYFGFNDGNTEMAASLELEQKEIPLLNSLEITRAQQLIAFIPLILVGVMNKVFTIMIPKWYPNGFDFSAIGMKAFGKVELSAVVGIWSVELALIIGILTTLLLYWRRVVTGFQAGLNTSIGGALLATMNTGAEFGFGGVIAALPGFAIMRDGISATFTNPLVNGAVTTNILAGITGSASGGMGIVLSAMGDKFIAAANQFDIPLEVMHRIVSMASGGMDTLPHNGAIITILTVTGLTHKQSYKDIFAITVLKTLAVFLVIAFYTITGIY; encoded by the coding sequence TTGGAGCTAGTTATTATATTATTAGCACTTAGCTTACTTATGTTTGTAGCTTATAGAGGGTTTTCTGTTATTTTATTTGCACCAATTTTTGCATTATTTGCGGTATTTTTGACAGAACCTAGTTTTGTATTACCTTTCTTTTCTAATATTTTTATGGAGAAAATGGTAGGGTTTATTAAACTATATTTCCCGGTGTTTTTACTTGGAGCAATTTTTGGGAAAGTAGTAGAAATGTCAGGAATTGCTGATTCTATTGCAAAGACGATTGTAGAGTTGGTTGGAGAAAAACGTACAATTTTAGCGATTGTTTTAATGGGTGCTATTTTAACATATAGTGGTGTTAGTGTATATGTAGTGGTATTTGCTATATTTCCGTTTGCAGCTAAGCTTTTTCGACAAGCTAATATTCCAAAACGCTTAATACCTGGAACAATTGTCCTTGGAGCAGTAACATTTACAATGGATGCGCTCCCTGGATCACCACAAATTCAAAATGTAATACCTACAACATTTTTTAAAACGGATATTTATGCTGCACCGATACTTGGTATTGTAGGGGCAATTTTTGTACTCACGTTAGGTTTATTATATTTAGAGAGTAGGCGTAAGAAGGCAAAAGCAGCAGGTGAAGGATATTTTGGTTTTAACGATGGGAATACTGAAATGGCAGCATCTTTGGAATTAGAGCAGAAAGAAATACCGCTGTTAAATAGTTTAGAAATTACGAGGGCACAACAACTTATTGCTTTTATACCACTTATTTTAGTAGGTGTAATGAATAAAGTGTTTACTATTATGATACCGAAGTGGTATCCGAACGGTTTTGACTTTTCAGCAATTGGTATGAAAGCATTTGGAAAAGTAGAATTGAGTGCGGTAGTTGGAATATGGTCTGTAGAATTGGCACTTATAATAGGAATTTTAACAACTCTTTTATTATACTGGAGACGGGTAGTAACAGGATTTCAAGCTGGATTGAATACAAGTATTGGTGGAGCACTACTTGCAACAATGAACACTGGAGCAGAATTTGGTTTCGGTGGTGTCATTGCAGCACTTCCAGGTTTTGCAATTATGAGAGATGGCATTTCTGCAACGTTCACAAATCCTTTAGTGAATGGAGCGGTAACGACGAATATTTTAGCCGGTATTACAGGTTCTGCATCAGGAGGAATGGGGATTGTTTTAAGTGCGATGGGGGATAAATTTATTGCAGCAGCCAATCAATTTGATATCCCATTAGAAGTTATGCACCGTATCGTATCAATGGCATCAGGAGGAATGGATACATTACCACATAACGGGGCTATTATTACTATTCTTACAGTAACAGGTTTAACACATAAACAGTCATATAAAGATATATTTGCTATTACAGTTTTGAAAACGCTTGCTGTGTTTTTAGTTATCGCATTCTATACTATTACAGGAATTTATTAA
- a CDS encoding iron-containing alcohol dehydrogenase, giving the protein MQEVAEFRMPKSVLYGRNSIEKLGEQSKKFGKRAFIVTDTIMEKLGYVERCIKQLNKKGITVITYNKVNAEPTNLHVLEALTICKEGKCDFIIGIGGGSCIDAAKAVAVLYTNGGAIEYYVQKDVEIENDPLPLIAIPTTSGTGSEVTSVAVITNKKTDVKMMMKHPSFTPQVAIIDPILTSSVPPHITAATGIDALCHAIEAYISKFSQPLTDVLALSAIESIMKYLRIVYEDGGNMEAREAMMIASLQAGIAFSNASVTLVHGMSRPVGALFHVPHGISNAILLPTVLEYTKVSATKRLAEIGRCLNKDMYSYCDEEVADYTLREIKKLCFDLRIPNLKEYGIGEVEFENAISKMASDAIESGSPGNNPRVPSYNEIKQLYRQCFNYQYENSIKTLGS; this is encoded by the coding sequence TTGCAAGAAGTTGCTGAGTTTCGTATGCCGAAGTCTGTACTATATGGAAGAAATTCGATTGAAAAGCTGGGGGAACAATCAAAGAAGTTTGGGAAAAGAGCTTTTATAGTTACTGATACAATTATGGAGAAATTAGGGTATGTTGAAAGGTGCATAAAACAGCTAAATAAGAAAGGGATTACTGTTATTACATATAATAAAGTGAATGCTGAGCCTACAAATTTACACGTATTAGAAGCGTTAACGATTTGTAAAGAAGGGAAGTGTGATTTTATTATCGGTATTGGTGGTGGAAGTTGTATTGATGCTGCGAAAGCAGTAGCGGTGTTATATACTAATGGTGGAGCAATTGAATATTACGTCCAAAAAGATGTTGAAATAGAAAATGATCCACTACCACTCATTGCAATTCCAACAACTTCAGGTACTGGGTCAGAAGTAACAAGTGTAGCAGTAATTACGAATAAAAAAACAGATGTAAAAATGATGATGAAGCATCCGAGTTTTACCCCGCAAGTAGCGATTATTGACCCGATATTAACAAGTTCGGTACCACCTCATATTACGGCAGCGACAGGTATAGATGCATTATGCCATGCAATTGAAGCATATATTTCTAAATTTTCTCAACCACTTACAGATGTACTTGCTCTTTCGGCTATTGAAAGTATTATGAAATATTTACGTATTGTATATGAAGATGGAGGTAATATGGAAGCAAGGGAAGCAATGATGATCGCTTCATTACAAGCTGGAATTGCATTCTCAAATGCATCTGTTACATTAGTTCATGGAATGTCAAGACCAGTAGGGGCGTTATTTCATGTACCACATGGTATATCAAATGCAATACTATTACCCACAGTTTTAGAATATACAAAAGTGAGTGCAACAAAAAGACTAGCGGAAATTGGACGTTGTTTAAATAAAGATATGTATTCCTATTGTGATGAAGAAGTAGCCGATTATACGCTGAGGGAAATAAAAAAACTTTGTTTTGATCTTCGTATTCCAAATTTAAAAGAATACGGAATCGGTGAGGTTGAATTTGAAAATGCTATTTCAAAAATGGCCTCAGATGCAATTGAAAGTGGTAGCCCAGGAAATAATCCGCGAGTTCCTTCTTATAATGAAATTAAACAGTTGTATCGACAATGTTTTAATTATCAATATGAAAATTCTATAAAAACATTAGGGAGTTAA
- a CDS encoding aspartate/glutamate racemase family protein, producing MKTIGLIGGMSWESTSEYYRILNEEIKSKLGGLHSAKCLINSVDFEEIERFQSNGDWDGAGEVLGNAAYSLQKGGADFIIICTNTMHKVVEKIKENINIPVLHIADTTAKEIKRKGIQTIGLLGTKYTMEQDFYKSRIEENNIKVIVPVEKNREKLNEIIYTELCLGKITSQSREYYKRVIEELVQKGAQGIILGCTEIGLLIKQEDVLVPIFDTTFIHAMEAVNVALENRL from the coding sequence ATGAAAACGATAGGGCTTATAGGTGGTATGAGTTGGGAATCGACTTCGGAATATTATCGAATTTTAAATGAAGAGATAAAAAGTAAATTAGGAGGATTACACTCAGCAAAATGTTTGATTAATAGTGTGGATTTTGAAGAGATTGAACGATTCCAGTCTAACGGGGATTGGGATGGAGCAGGAGAAGTATTAGGGAATGCGGCGTATTCATTGCAGAAGGGAGGAGCAGATTTTATAATCATTTGCACAAATACAATGCATAAAGTAGTGGAGAAAATAAAAGAGAATATTAACATCCCCGTATTACATATTGCTGATACTACTGCAAAAGAAATTAAAAGAAAAGGTATTCAAACGATTGGTCTACTTGGAACGAAATATACAATGGAGCAAGATTTCTATAAGTCACGTATAGAAGAGAATAATATAAAAGTAATAGTGCCAGTAGAAAAAAATAGAGAAAAATTAAATGAAATAATTTATACAGAATTATGTTTAGGAAAAATAACATCGCAATCTAGAGAATATTATAAAAGAGTCATAGAAGAGCTAGTGCAAAAAGGAGCACAGGGAATAATTTTAGGTTGTACAGAAATAGGATTATTAATAAAGCAGGAAGACGTATTAGTTCCGATATTTGATACAACTTTTATACATGCAATGGAAGCAGTAAATGTGGCTTTAGAAAATAGATTATAA
- a CDS encoding SAM-dependent methyltransferase, with product MFSVQPIAFVHNERKEIKDDEWGEVRSCITLTELYTEESIQGIEEFSHIEVVFYFHKVTDEQIQYVARHPRNNNDYPKVGIFAQRGKNRPNRLGVTIVKVIKRDGKSIIVEGLDAIDGTPILDIKPVMKEFMPKEEILQPKWVTDIMRQYWKGNGVK from the coding sequence ATGTTTTCAGTTCAACCAATCGCATTTGTACATAATGAAAGAAAGGAAATAAAAGATGACGAATGGGGAGAAGTAAGATCCTGTATTACTTTAACTGAATTGTATACAGAGGAAAGTATACAAGGGATTGAAGAATTTTCTCATATTGAAGTTGTTTTTTATTTTCATAAAGTAACGGATGAACAAATTCAATATGTTGCTAGACATCCTAGAAATAATAATGATTATCCTAAAGTAGGCATTTTTGCACAGCGCGGGAAAAATCGCCCGAATCGCTTAGGTGTAACAATTGTAAAAGTGATAAAAAGAGACGGTAAATCAATTATTGTTGAGGGATTAGATGCTATTGATGGCACCCCTATATTGGATATAAAGCCGGTAATGAAAGAGTTTATGCCGAAAGAAGAAATTCTACAGCCTAAATGGGTAACGGATATAATGAGACAGTATTGGAAGGGGAATGGAGTAAAATGA
- a CDS encoding GNAT family N-acetyltransferase has translation MRIYEATIADLDGLASVFNNYRMFYRQDSDLDGAKVFLQNRIERKESVIFVAVEDGEYIGFTQLYPSFSSISMKELWILNDLFVQAAKRGTGTGKKLLEAAKKFALENGAKGVKLQTEIDNLSAQRLYAENGYLRDNRYFHYELTF, from the coding sequence ATGAGAATATATGAGGCAACAATTGCAGATTTAGATGGACTAGCATCAGTTTTTAATAACTATCGTATGTTTTACCGACAAGATTCCGATTTAGATGGTGCAAAAGTATTTTTACAAAATCGTATCGAGAGAAAAGAATCCGTTATTTTCGTAGCAGTTGAAGACGGTGAATATATTGGATTCACGCAACTATATCCATCATTTTCTTCCATTTCAATGAAAGAATTATGGATTTTAAATGATCTGTTTGTACAAGCCGCGAAGCGCGGAACTGGAACAGGTAAAAAATTATTAGAAGCTGCTAAAAAATTCGCATTAGAAAATGGCGCAAAAGGTGTAAAATTACAAACAGAGATTGATAATTTATCAGCACAGCGATTATACGCTGAAAATGGTTATTTAAGAGATAATCGTTATTTCCATTATGAATTAACATTTTAA
- a CDS encoding HAD-IIIA family hydrolase, with protein MTNIKAIFIDRDGTIGGDTTIHYPGSFTLFPFTKAALQKIKAQNIKIFSFTNQPGIADGIATVADFVQELKGFGFDDIYVCPHKHGDGCECRKPSTGMLLKAAEKHGLDLTQCAVVGDRWTDIVAGEKVNATTILVRTGAGYDALHTYRDRWAHIEPNYIAENFEDATNWILNQL; from the coding sequence ATGACAAACATTAAAGCAATTTTCATTGATCGTGACGGTACAATTGGCGGCGACACTACAATACATTACCCTGGTTCTTTTACATTATTCCCCTTTACAAAAGCAGCTCTGCAAAAAATAAAAGCTCAAAATATAAAAATTTTCTCTTTCACAAATCAACCAGGTATCGCGGATGGAATAGCGACTGTAGCTGATTTTGTACAAGAATTAAAAGGTTTCGGTTTTGATGATATTTACGTTTGTCCTCACAAACATGGTGATGGTTGTGAATGCCGTAAACCAAGTACAGGCATGCTTCTAAAAGCAGCGGAAAAACATGGGCTTGATTTAACACAATGTGCTGTAGTTGGTGATCGTTGGACTGATATTGTGGCAGGTGAAAAAGTGAATGCGACAACAATATTAGTACGAACAGGCGCTGGATACGATGCTTTACATACGTACCGAGACAGGTGGGCACATATTGAGCCAAACTACATTGCAGAAAACTTTGAAGATGCAACAAACTGGATATTAAATCAACTATAA
- a CDS encoding GNAT family N-acetyltransferase: MSFQIREATVDDIDALCSLTKELKGSSISYEDMNNRLQFVQMSPFDFLYVYVEEETIFGLLGFRIRENLEDVTRYGEISIISVDSTIRRKGIGQVLMDYAEQLAKKHHCIGTWLVSGTKRVEAHPFYKKLGYEVNGYRFVKHF, from the coding sequence ATGTCTTTTCAAATTCGTGAAGCGACGGTAGATGATATAGATGCACTTTGTTCTTTAACGAAAGAATTAAAAGGTTCCTCTATTTCCTATGAAGATATGAACAACCGCTTGCAATTCGTACAAATGAGTCCTTTTGATTTTTTATATGTTTATGTGGAAGAAGAAACTATATTTGGATTACTCGGGTTTCGTATACGCGAAAATTTAGAAGATGTAACTCGTTATGGAGAAATTTCAATTATTAGCGTCGATTCTACAATACGGCGGAAAGGCATTGGACAGGTGTTAATGGATTATGCAGAACAATTAGCAAAGAAGCATCATTGCATTGGAACATGGCTAGTTAGTGGAACAAAAAGAGTAGAAGCACATCCTTTTTACAAAAAATTAGGTTATGAAGTAAATGGATATCGATTTGTAAAACATTTTTAA
- a CDS encoding YpjP family protein — MPNWFRKTLVALITVFTFGLVTPPSILLDNAKAADKPTSTAGQQNLESTSYTYEETNDRLTTDTFITYAMQEAEKQSMQKFGTKIGPVIEDEFKDVILPKIEEAIAELANDVPEESLQSLSISQKPAGGNNEKIFHVYDTKSGNDLLRFHVRRDHPPQDGYYFNFHYHRFDDGYSGHHELGNIYWNTNVPPKWLS, encoded by the coding sequence ATGCCAAATTGGTTTAGAAAAACCTTAGTCGCATTAATTACCGTATTTACATTTGGTTTAGTGACGCCTCCTTCCATATTGCTTGATAATGCCAAAGCTGCGGACAAGCCTACGAGTACAGCTGGGCAACAAAATTTGGAGAGTACGTCCTATACATATGAAGAAACGAATGACAGGTTAACCACCGATACTTTTATTACTTATGCAATGCAAGAAGCAGAGAAGCAGTCGATGCAAAAGTTTGGAACTAAAATTGGTCCAGTAATTGAAGATGAGTTTAAAGATGTAATATTACCGAAAATTGAAGAGGCAATTGCTGAGCTTGCAAATGATGTTCCAGAGGAGTCGTTGCAATCATTATCGATTTCTCAGAAACCCGCTGGTGGAAATAATGAAAAGATTTTTCACGTTTACGATACGAAATCTGGAAATGACTTACTACGATTTCATGTAAGAAGAGATCATCCACCGCAAGATGGTTATTATTTCAATTTCCATTATCATCGTTTTGATGATGGATACTCTGGACATCATGAACTAGGAAATATTTATTGGAATACGAATGTACCGCCAAAATGGCTTTCTTAA
- a CDS encoding HAD family hydrolase produces MQKYIVFDFDGTLVDSQNIFVPIYNQIAEKHGYKTVREEEIEHLRKLTMPERCKQLDVPLYKLPILALEFYKLYQPAIKDLVLFHGMKDVLDELHKKGYGIAVISSNSEEHIRAFLHNNGIENIQEVYCSKNLFGKDKMIKRFLKSKKITEQEMLYVGDEQRDVAACKKAGVNVIWVSWGYDVIETVKKDAPDYMVHTPMEIVQVVQGAHS; encoded by the coding sequence ATGCAAAAATATATTGTTTTTGACTTTGATGGCACATTAGTAGATTCACAAAATATATTTGTACCGATCTATAATCAAATAGCTGAAAAGCATGGTTATAAAACAGTAAGGGAAGAAGAAATTGAGCATTTACGTAAATTAACGATGCCCGAGAGATGTAAGCAACTCGATGTACCACTGTATAAACTACCGATATTAGCGTTAGAGTTTTATAAATTATATCAACCAGCTATAAAAGATCTCGTTTTGTTCCATGGGATGAAGGATGTATTAGATGAATTACATAAAAAAGGCTACGGGATTGCCGTCATATCCTCTAACTCAGAAGAGCATATTCGAGCGTTTTTACATAATAATGGTATCGAAAATATTCAAGAAGTGTATTGTTCTAAAAATTTGTTCGGTAAAGACAAAATGATAAAAAGGTTTTTAAAATCAAAAAAAATAACAGAGCAAGAAATGTTATATGTCGGTGATGAACAGCGAGATGTAGCAGCGTGTAAAAAGGCTGGTGTGAACGTAATTTGGGTATCTTGGGGATATGATGTCATTGAAACAGTGAAAAAAGATGCACCAGATTATATGGTTCATACGCCTATGGAAATTGTACAAGTCGTACAAGGGGCACATTCTTAA
- a CDS encoding VOC family protein translates to MNTLRAGIHHIEFWVANLEESISFYDKLFSIIGWRKLNEVAYSTGESEIYFKEVDGEIVRTLGPRHICYQATRREIVDEVADFLASTKVKVIRGPIEMNHYSDGYYTVDFYDPNGFIIEVAYTPNVEM, encoded by the coding sequence ATGAATACACTTCGAGCAGGTATTCATCATATTGAATTTTGGGTCGCGAATTTAGAGGAGTCTATTTCTTTTTATGATAAATTGTTTTCGATAATTGGATGGAGAAAGTTAAATGAAGTAGCATATAGTACGGGAGAAAGTGAAATATATTTTAAAGAGGTGGACGGGGAAATTGTAAGGACTTTAGGGCCTAGACATATTTGTTATCAAGCTACTCGTAGAGAAATAGTTGATGAAGTAGCAGATTTTCTTGCTAGTACAAAAGTGAAGGTAATACGTGGTCCGATAGAAATGAATCATTATTCGGACGGATACTATACGGTTGATTTTTACGATCCGAATGGATTTATTATAGAAGTAGCGTATACACCAAATGTAGAAATGTAA